The Amycolatopsis viridis genome window below encodes:
- a CDS encoding alpha/beta fold hydrolase, with protein sequence MVVPGVAALAANALGVLRGGLADLRPVPRVLVDQGPNRSLYRMTPSADGDPVLLVPPLAAPALCFDLRRGCSVAEHLVERGRRTYLVDYGTVAFSDRRLGIEHWIDEVLPRAIRKVSEDSGGRRVHLVAWCLGGLFSLLTTADRPDLPVQSITTVASPVDFTAIPLVAPFRPLVDLTGGYLLTPLYRMLGGAPSYVVERVFWATGIDKQLTKPLAILQNLGDRDYLAQIEAVDHFMDNMIAYPGRTFGQMYHRFFRANDLVEGGLDLNGRIISLSGVKVPTLVIAGRNDTIAPRRAVERLVTLLENAPEVRFESAPGGHLGVLTGRRARDTTWRHIDDFLGEQLSA encoded by the coding sequence ATGGTGGTTCCCGGAGTGGCCGCGCTGGCCGCCAACGCGCTCGGTGTGCTGCGCGGCGGTCTCGCCGACCTGCGACCGGTGCCGCGGGTGCTGGTCGACCAGGGCCCGAACCGGTCGCTGTACCGGATGACGCCGTCCGCGGACGGCGACCCGGTCCTGCTGGTGCCGCCGCTGGCCGCGCCCGCGCTGTGCTTCGACCTGCGCCGCGGTTGCAGCGTCGCCGAGCACCTGGTCGAACGGGGCCGGCGCACGTACCTCGTCGACTACGGCACGGTCGCGTTCTCCGACCGGCGGCTGGGTATCGAGCACTGGATCGACGAGGTGCTGCCGCGGGCGATCCGGAAGGTCAGCGAGGACTCCGGTGGCCGCCGCGTGCACCTGGTCGCCTGGTGCCTGGGCGGGCTGTTCTCGTTGCTGACCACGGCGGACCGGCCCGACCTGCCGGTGCAGTCGATCACCACGGTGGCCTCGCCGGTCGACTTCACCGCGATCCCGCTGGTCGCGCCGTTCCGGCCGCTGGTGGACCTCACCGGCGGCTACCTGCTGACCCCGCTGTACCGGATGCTCGGCGGCGCACCGTCCTATGTGGTGGAGCGCGTGTTCTGGGCGACGGGCATCGACAAGCAGCTGACCAAGCCGCTGGCGATCCTGCAGAACCTGGGCGACCGGGACTACCTCGCGCAGATCGAGGCGGTCGACCACTTCATGGACAACATGATCGCCTACCCGGGCCGCACGTTCGGGCAGATGTACCACCGGTTCTTCCGGGCGAACGACCTCGTCGAGGGCGGGCTGGACCTGAACGGGCGGATCATCTCGCTGTCCGGGGTGAAGGTGCCGACGCTGGTGATCGCGGGCCGCAACGACACGATCGCCCCGCGGCGCGCCGTGGAGCGCCTGGTGACGTTGCTGGAGAACGCGCCGGAGGTCCGGTTCGAGTCCGCGCCCGGCGGTCACCTCGGCGTGCTGACCGGCCGCCGCGCCCGGGACACGACGTGGCGCCACATCGACGACTTCCTCGGCGAGCAGCTGTCCGCTTAG
- a CDS encoding carboxyl transferase domain-containing protein, translating into MDFPVLGTSADPRSEQYARNATAHAELVEDLRKRLATARTGGPEKARARHVERGKLLPRDRVDALLDPGSPFLELSPLAANGLYEDEAPAAGIITGIGRVSGRECVVIANDATVKGGTYYPMTVKKHLRAQEVALHNNLPCIYLVDSGGAFLPRQDDVFPDREHFGRIFYNQATMSARGIPQIAAVLGSCTAGGAYVPAMSDEAVIVRNQGTIFLGGPPLVKAATGEVVTAEELGGGDVHARQSGVTDHLATDDAHALSIVRNIVATLGPRSPRPWETRQVEAPAVDPEQLYGVVPTDPRTPYDVREVIARIVDGSRFAEFKKEYGTTLVTGFAHIHGHPVGIIANNGVLFAESAMKGAHFIELCDQRSIPLVFLQNISGFMVGKAYEAGGIAKHGAKMVTAVACARVPKFTVIIGGSFGAGNYSMCGRAYSPRFLWMWPNARISVMGGEQAASVLATVRRDSIESRGGEWPADEEEAFKEPIRRQYEEQGSPYYSTARLWDDGVIDPADTRMVLGLALSVAANAPLEPVSYGVFRM; encoded by the coding sequence ATGGACTTCCCGGTGCTCGGCACCTCCGCGGACCCGCGAAGCGAGCAGTACGCCCGGAACGCGACCGCCCACGCGGAGCTCGTCGAGGATCTGCGCAAGCGCTTGGCGACCGCTCGAACCGGTGGCCCGGAGAAGGCGCGTGCCCGGCATGTGGAACGCGGCAAGCTCCTGCCCCGCGACCGCGTCGACGCCCTGCTCGACCCGGGCTCGCCGTTCCTCGAACTCTCGCCGCTGGCCGCGAACGGCCTCTACGAGGACGAGGCTCCCGCGGCGGGCATCATCACCGGCATCGGCCGCGTCTCCGGGCGCGAGTGCGTCGTCATCGCCAACGACGCGACCGTCAAGGGTGGCACGTACTACCCGATGACGGTCAAGAAGCACCTGCGAGCGCAGGAAGTCGCCCTGCACAACAACCTGCCGTGCATCTACCTGGTCGACTCCGGCGGCGCCTTCCTGCCGAGGCAGGACGACGTGTTCCCCGACCGCGAGCACTTCGGCCGCATCTTCTACAACCAGGCGACCATGTCCGCGCGCGGCATCCCGCAGATCGCGGCCGTCCTGGGCTCGTGCACGGCCGGTGGCGCGTACGTGCCGGCGATGAGCGACGAGGCGGTCATCGTCCGCAACCAGGGCACCATCTTCCTCGGCGGCCCGCCGCTGGTGAAGGCCGCGACCGGTGAGGTGGTCACCGCCGAAGAACTCGGCGGCGGCGACGTCCACGCCCGTCAGTCCGGCGTCACCGACCACCTCGCCACCGACGACGCGCACGCCCTGTCCATCGTGCGCAACATCGTCGCCACCCTCGGCCCGCGTAGCCCGCGCCCATGGGAAACCCGCCAGGTCGAGGCCCCCGCCGTCGACCCGGAGCAGCTCTACGGTGTCGTTCCCACCGACCCCCGCACGCCCTACGACGTGCGTGAGGTCATCGCGCGGATCGTCGACGGCAGCCGCTTCGCGGAGTTCAAGAAGGAGTACGGCACCACCCTCGTCACCGGTTTCGCGCACATCCACGGCCACCCGGTCGGCATCATCGCCAACAACGGTGTGCTGTTCGCCGAGTCCGCGATGAAGGGCGCGCACTTCATCGAGCTGTGCGACCAGCGGTCGATCCCGCTGGTCTTCCTGCAGAACATCAGCGGCTTCATGGTCGGCAAGGCCTACGAAGCCGGCGGCATCGCCAAGCACGGCGCCAAGATGGTCACCGCGGTCGCCTGCGCCCGGGTGCCCAAGTTCACCGTCATCATCGGCGGCTCGTTCGGCGCGGGCAACTACTCGATGTGCGGGCGGGCGTACTCGCCCCGCTTCCTGTGGATGTGGCCGAACGCGCGCATCTCCGTGATGGGCGGCGAGCAGGCCGCCTCGGTGCTGGCGACCGTGCGCCGCGACTCGATCGAGAGCCGTGGCGGCGAGTGGCCCGCCGACGAGGAAGAGGCGTTCAAGGAACCCATCCGCCGCCAGTACGAGGAGCAGGGCAGCCCCTACTACTCGACGGCGCGGCTGTGGGACGACGGCGTGATCGACCCGGCGGACACCCGCATGGTGCTCGGCCTCGCGCTGTCGGTGGCGGCGAACGCGCCGCTGGAACCGGTCAGCTACGGCGTCTTCCGGATGTGA
- a CDS encoding SigE family RNA polymerase sigma factor yields the protein MDEDFAEFVRAALPGLLRYGHLLTGNPHDAADLVQIVLEKIGSRWGALRTAESPLPYVKRAMANTNISRWRGRRRENLVADIPEPPPFMQPDRLENEPLWQALAALPPRQRTVLVLRYYEGLSEAEIADAMRISRGTVKSQASKALASLRGRLGSLVGAEL from the coding sequence GTGGACGAGGACTTCGCGGAGTTCGTGCGGGCGGCATTGCCCGGGCTGCTGCGCTACGGGCACCTGCTCACCGGCAACCCGCATGACGCGGCCGACCTGGTGCAGATCGTCCTGGAGAAGATCGGTTCCCGCTGGGGCGCGTTGCGCACCGCGGAGAGCCCGCTGCCGTACGTGAAGCGGGCGATGGCGAACACGAACATCAGCCGGTGGCGCGGCAGGCGGCGGGAGAACCTGGTGGCCGACATCCCGGAACCGCCGCCGTTCATGCAGCCCGATCGTCTCGAGAACGAGCCGTTGTGGCAGGCTCTCGCCGCACTGCCACCGAGGCAGCGGACAGTCCTGGTGCTGCGGTATTACGAGGGGTTGTCCGAGGCCGAGATCGCGGACGCGATGCGGATCAGCCGGGGGACGGTGAAGAGCCAGGCCAGCAAGGCGCTGGCGAGCCTGCGCGGAAGGTTGGGGAGCCTGGTGGGGGCCGAGTTGTGA
- a CDS encoding acetyl-CoA carboxylase biotin carboxylase subunit — protein sequence MFDTVLIANRGEIAVRVISTLRRLGIRSVAVYSDADADARHVHEADTAIRIGPAEATRSYLSIPDIVRAAVDSGAQAVHPGYGFLAENAEFAAACEKAGLTFIGPPPSAIDAMGDKIRAKATVSAAGVPVVPGLSDVDDFAKAADEVGYPLLLKPSAGGGGKGMRLVQEPGELAAAVESAQREARAAFGDDRLLLERFVTTPRHIEIQVLADTHGTVLHLGERECSLQRRHQKIIEEAPSVLLDEQTRARMGAAAVEAARSVGYVGAGTVEFIVSARRPDEFFFMEMNTRLQVEHPVTELVTGLDLVEWQVRVAAGEPLTLTQEDIRLDGHAVEARVYAEDPARGFVPTGGTVLALDEPRGQGVRVDSSLAEGSVVGSNYDPMLAKVIAWGPDRAAALHRLDRALAGTAVLGVPTNVTFLRALLGDPDVRAGNLDTGLVERRLDELVGAAVPAEFFVAAAMDRLLGLVPTGTSDPWAVPSGWRLGGPGGVRFRLRAGDTEALVTVEGSPDDARVTVDGGDPVPVSARRTGNRLEVHYDGEFRRYLRADAPQDRVWLGRDGHGVVIGERPNLLATHGEANEAGPVTSPMPGTVLVVKVAQGDVVRAGAPLLVVEAMKMEHTLVAPVDGVVEELRVQVGQQVALDETLAVVKEQK from the coding sequence ATGTTCGACACCGTCCTCATCGCCAACCGCGGCGAGATCGCGGTTCGCGTCATCAGCACCCTGCGGCGCCTCGGCATCCGCTCGGTCGCGGTCTACAGCGACGCCGACGCGGACGCGCGGCACGTGCACGAGGCCGACACCGCGATCCGCATCGGACCCGCCGAGGCCACCCGCAGCTACCTGTCCATCCCGGACATCGTCCGGGCCGCCGTGGACTCCGGCGCGCAGGCCGTCCACCCCGGATACGGCTTCCTCGCCGAGAACGCCGAGTTCGCCGCCGCGTGCGAAAAGGCCGGGCTCACGTTCATCGGGCCCCCGCCGAGCGCGATCGACGCCATGGGCGACAAGATCCGCGCCAAGGCCACGGTCTCCGCAGCCGGTGTCCCGGTCGTGCCCGGTCTGTCCGATGTGGACGACTTCGCGAAGGCGGCCGACGAGGTCGGCTACCCGTTGCTGCTCAAGCCGTCCGCGGGTGGTGGCGGCAAGGGCATGCGGCTGGTGCAGGAGCCCGGCGAACTCGCTGCCGCGGTCGAGTCCGCGCAGCGCGAGGCCCGCGCCGCGTTCGGCGACGACCGCCTGCTGCTGGAACGGTTCGTCACCACGCCCCGGCACATCGAGATCCAGGTGCTCGCCGACACCCACGGCACGGTCCTGCACCTCGGTGAGCGCGAGTGCAGCCTGCAGCGCCGGCACCAGAAGATCATCGAGGAGGCGCCGTCGGTGCTGCTCGACGAGCAGACCCGGGCGCGAATGGGTGCCGCCGCCGTGGAAGCGGCCCGCTCGGTCGGGTACGTCGGCGCGGGCACCGTGGAGTTCATCGTCTCGGCGCGCCGGCCGGACGAGTTCTTCTTCATGGAGATGAACACGCGGCTGCAGGTCGAGCACCCGGTGACAGAGCTGGTGACCGGGCTCGACCTGGTCGAATGGCAGGTGCGCGTCGCCGCGGGCGAGCCGCTCACGCTGACCCAGGAGGACATCCGCCTCGACGGCCACGCCGTCGAGGCCCGTGTCTACGCCGAGGACCCGGCCCGCGGGTTCGTGCCGACCGGCGGCACCGTGCTGGCGCTCGACGAGCCGCGCGGCCAGGGTGTCCGCGTGGACTCCTCGCTCGCCGAGGGGTCGGTCGTCGGGTCGAACTACGACCCGATGCTCGCCAAGGTGATCGCGTGGGGCCCGGACCGGGCCGCCGCGCTGCACCGGCTCGACCGCGCCCTGGCGGGCACGGCCGTGCTGGGCGTGCCGACCAACGTGACGTTCCTGCGTGCCCTGCTGGGCGACCCCGACGTGCGGGCCGGGAACCTGGACACCGGGCTCGTCGAGCGCCGGCTCGACGAGCTGGTCGGGGCGGCGGTGCCGGCGGAGTTCTTCGTCGCCGCCGCGATGGACCGGCTGCTCGGCCTGGTGCCCACCGGCACCTCCGACCCGTGGGCCGTGCCCAGCGGGTGGCGGCTCGGCGGCCCCGGCGGGGTCCGGTTCCGGCTGCGTGCCGGGGACACCGAGGCGCTGGTCACGGTCGAGGGCTCCCCGGACGACGCCCGGGTCACTGTGGACGGTGGCGACCCGGTGCCGGTGTCCGCCCGGCGCACGGGCAACCGGCTCGAGGTGCACTACGACGGCGAGTTCCGCCGGTACCTGCGCGCCGATGCGCCGCAGGACCGGGTGTGGCTCGGCCGGGACGGGCACGGCGTCGTCATCGGGGAACGGCCCAACCTGCTCGCCACCCACGGCGAGGCGAACGAGGCGGGACCGGTGACGAGCCCGATGCCGGGCACGGTGCTGGTGGTCAAGGTCGCGCAGGGCGACGTGGTGCGCGCGGGTGCGCCGCTGCTGGTCGTCGAGGCGATGAAGATGGAACACACGCTGGTTGCCCCGGTCGACGGCGTGGTCGAGGAACTCCGCGTCCAGGTGGGCCAGCAGGTGGCCCTCGACGAGACGCTCGCGGTGGTCAAGGAGCAGAAATGA
- a CDS encoding acyl-CoA dehydrogenase family protein, translating into MIDFRLGEEYEALRKTVQDFAQSEVAPVIGGFYEREEFPYEIVRGMARMGLFGLPFPEEYGGMGGDYFALCLALEELARVDSSVAITLEAGVSLGAMPLYRFGSAEQKAKWLPALCAGEALGAFGLTEPGGGSDAGATRTSAKLDGGEWVINGSKSFITNSGTDITRLVTVTAVTGEKPGGGKEISAIIVPSGTPGFTVAPKYSKVGWNASDTHELSFTDCRVPAENLLGERGRGYAQFLSILDEGRVAIAALSVGLAQGCVDECLRYAGEREAFGHRIGEYQAIQFKIADMEVRAHTARLAYYAAASKMLRGEPFKKEASIAKLVASNAAMDNARDATQIFGGYGFMNEFPVGRFYRDAKILEVGEGTSEVQRMLIARELGLR; encoded by the coding sequence ATGATCGACTTCCGGCTCGGCGAAGAGTACGAGGCGCTGCGCAAGACCGTGCAGGACTTCGCGCAGTCCGAGGTGGCCCCCGTGATCGGCGGCTTCTACGAGCGGGAGGAGTTCCCGTACGAGATCGTCCGCGGCATGGCGCGCATGGGCCTGTTCGGGCTGCCGTTCCCGGAGGAGTACGGCGGGATGGGCGGCGACTACTTCGCGCTGTGCCTCGCGCTGGAGGAACTGGCCCGGGTCGACTCGTCGGTGGCGATCACCCTGGAGGCGGGCGTGTCGCTGGGCGCGATGCCGCTCTACCGGTTCGGCTCCGCCGAGCAGAAGGCGAAGTGGCTGCCCGCGCTGTGCGCCGGTGAGGCGCTGGGCGCGTTCGGCCTGACCGAGCCGGGTGGCGGTTCCGACGCCGGCGCGACCCGCACGAGCGCGAAGCTGGACGGCGGCGAGTGGGTGATCAACGGCAGCAAGTCGTTCATCACCAACTCCGGCACCGACATCACCCGGCTGGTCACCGTCACCGCGGTGACCGGCGAGAAACCCGGTGGCGGCAAGGAGATCTCGGCGATCATCGTGCCGTCCGGCACGCCCGGGTTCACGGTGGCGCCGAAGTACTCGAAGGTCGGCTGGAACGCCTCGGACACCCACGAGCTGTCCTTCACGGACTGCCGGGTGCCCGCGGAGAACCTGCTCGGCGAACGCGGCCGCGGGTACGCCCAGTTCCTGTCCATCCTGGACGAGGGCCGGGTCGCGATCGCTGCGCTGAGCGTCGGGCTCGCGCAGGGCTGTGTCGACGAGTGCCTGCGGTACGCGGGGGAGCGGGAGGCGTTCGGTCACCGCATCGGCGAGTACCAGGCGATCCAGTTCAAGATCGCCGACATGGAGGTCCGCGCCCACACCGCCCGGCTGGCCTACTACGCGGCCGCGTCGAAGATGCTGCGCGGTGAGCCGTTCAAGAAGGAGGCCTCGATCGCCAAGCTGGTCGCCTCGAACGCGGCGATGGACAACGCGCGGGACGCGACCCAGATCTTCGGCGGTTACGGCTTCATGAACGAGTTCCCCGTCGGCCGGTTCTACCGGGACGCGAAGATCCTCGAGGTGGGCGAGGGCACCAGCGAGGTGCAGCGCATGCTGATCGCCCGCGAGCTGGGTCTTCGCTGA
- a CDS encoding SDR family oxidoreductase, translated as MFGMATLHGKVIVITGGAQGIGATTAAALVRMGARVAIGDLDPVLAEKTAGELGGGTIALPLDVTDHAGFTAFLDEVERRLGPIDVLINNAGVMLLSPLADEDDAATARQIEVNLGAVIHGTREAIRRMRPRGRGHIVNVASMAGKAGFPGAATYCATKHAVVGLSEAVRQELRGSGVDISCVMPAVVRTHLADGLPETKLFPSLRPEDVAAAIVATVRKPRFDVFVPKSLDLTGRVSRLVPRAAAEWFMRAIGADKVFTQAHADARAEYEARVRRA; from the coding sequence ATGTTCGGCATGGCAACGTTGCATGGCAAGGTCATCGTGATCACCGGCGGCGCGCAGGGCATCGGCGCCACCACGGCCGCCGCCCTGGTGCGGATGGGTGCGCGGGTCGCGATCGGCGACCTCGACCCGGTCCTCGCCGAGAAGACCGCGGGTGAACTGGGCGGCGGCACGATCGCCCTGCCGCTGGACGTCACCGACCACGCCGGTTTCACCGCGTTCCTGGACGAGGTCGAGCGCCGCCTCGGCCCGATCGACGTGCTGATCAACAACGCCGGCGTCATGCTGCTCTCGCCGCTGGCGGACGAGGACGACGCCGCCACCGCCCGGCAGATCGAGGTCAACCTCGGCGCGGTCATCCACGGCACCCGGGAGGCGATCCGGCGGATGCGACCGCGCGGCCGGGGCCACATCGTCAACGTCGCCTCGATGGCGGGCAAGGCCGGGTTCCCCGGCGCGGCGACCTACTGCGCGACCAAGCACGCGGTGGTCGGCCTGTCCGAAGCGGTACGGCAGGAGCTGCGCGGGTCGGGAGTGGACATTTCGTGCGTGATGCCCGCGGTCGTCCGCACCCACCTCGCGGACGGGCTGCCGGAGACGAAGCTGTTCCCGTCACTGCGACCGGAGGACGTGGCCGCGGCGATCGTGGCGACGGTGCGCAAGCCGCGCTTCGACGTGTTCGTCCCGAAGTCGCTCGACCTGACCGGCCGGGTCAGCCGGCTGGTGCCGCGCGCCGCCGCCGAGTGGTTCATGCGCGCGATCGGCGCGGACAAGGTGTTCACGCAGGCGCACGCGGATGCGCGGGCGGAGTACGAGGCCAGGGTGCGGCGGGCGTGA
- a CDS encoding SGNH/GDSL hydrolase family protein — MLRTLAVAAVAALTAIGLNWGIAGADTLDYVALGDSYSSGVGAGSYLDSSSCKRSSNAYPELYARRTSASLDFRACSGAKTSDVVAKQVGALSPGTDLVTISVGGNDAGFASVMQDCILGGDSGCRTAIDNAKAFVAGTLPGLLDKTYGEIRSRAPEAKVVVLGYPHFYKIGGSCSVGLSDTSRGYVNSGADALDSVIEKEASEAGFAFVDVRPAFTGHEICSGASWLHSLTYPVDESYHPTATGQAQGYYPALVAAMRDLRV, encoded by the coding sequence GTGCTGAGAACGCTTGCCGTCGCCGCCGTCGCGGCCCTCACCGCGATCGGCCTGAACTGGGGGATTGCCGGTGCGGACACCCTCGACTACGTCGCCCTCGGCGATTCCTACTCCTCCGGGGTGGGTGCCGGGAGCTATCTCGACTCCTCCAGTTGCAAGCGCAGCTCGAACGCCTACCCGGAGCTCTACGCCCGGCGGACGTCGGCCTCGCTCGACTTCCGGGCGTGCTCCGGCGCCAAGACCTCCGATGTGGTGGCCAAGCAGGTCGGCGCGCTGTCCCCGGGGACCGATCTGGTGACGATCAGCGTCGGTGGCAACGACGCCGGCTTCGCGAGCGTGATGCAGGACTGCATCCTGGGCGGGGACTCGGGCTGCCGGACGGCGATCGACAACGCGAAGGCGTTCGTGGCCGGGACCCTGCCGGGGCTGCTGGACAAGACCTACGGGGAGATCCGGTCGCGCGCCCCGGAGGCGAAGGTGGTCGTGCTGGGGTACCCGCACTTCTACAAGATCGGCGGCTCGTGCTCGGTCGGGCTGTCCGACACGTCGCGCGGTTACGTCAACAGCGGGGCGGACGCGCTGGACTCGGTCATCGAAAAGGAGGCGTCGGAGGCGGGCTTCGCGTTCGTGGACGTGCGCCCGGCCTTCACCGGGCACGAGATCTGCTCCGGTGCGTCCTGGCTGCACAGCCTGACGTACCCCGTCGACGAGTCCTACCACCCGACGGCGACCGGTCAGGCGCAGGGCTACTACCCGGCGCTGGTGGCCGCGATGCGCGACCTCCGGGTGTGA